A window of Candidatus Vicinibacter proximus contains these coding sequences:
- a CDS encoding restriction endonuclease subunit S, which yields MELVAEKYKQTEMGLIPSDWEVFTFGDIVDYTKGFAFKSKDYRKDGIRIIRVSDTTFDSIKKENGIYVDENAATDYKNWRLDENDLIFTTVGSKPPMYDSMVGKVIMVSKEFEGSFLNQNAVLIRAKKRTKEMQALLLSNFRMKRYLQHIELIYRGNANQASITLKELFEFKIPLPKIEEEQTAIATALSDADALISSLEKLIAKKRNIKQGAMQQLLQPKEGCEVKKLGSIGKPYGGLSGKSKIDFADGKYPYIPFMNIMSNPIIDTSYFDYVNIDSNEIQNQALKGDLFFNGSSETPEEVGMCSVLLEDVPNLYLNSFCFGFRLNKESKINGLYLSYFFRSSEGRKLFYSMAQGATRYNLSKRNFNKLELSLPTPEEQNEIAKIISDMDAEISALETKLEKYKKVKLGMMQNLLTGKIRLV from the coding sequence ATGGAGTTAGTAGCAGAGAAATATAAACAAACCGAAATGGGCTTAATTCCGAGTGATTGGGAGGTATTTACTTTTGGTGATATTGTTGACTATACTAAAGGTTTTGCATTTAAATCCAAGGATTATAGGAAAGATGGAATTAGAATTATCCGTGTTAGTGATACAACGTTTGATAGCATCAAAAAAGAGAATGGAATTTATGTTGATGAAAATGCTGCAACTGATTATAAAAACTGGCGACTAGACGAAAATGATTTAATTTTTACAACCGTTGGTTCTAAGCCTCCGATGTATGACTCAATGGTTGGTAAAGTGATAATGGTTTCCAAAGAGTTTGAAGGTAGTTTTCTAAATCAAAATGCCGTTCTAATACGAGCAAAAAAAAGAACAAAGGAAATGCAGGCTCTCTTATTAAGTAATTTCCGAATGAAAAGGTATTTGCAACATATTGAACTTATTTATCGAGGAAATGCAAATCAGGCGAGTATAACATTAAAGGAGCTTTTTGAATTTAAAATTCCACTTCCAAAAATTGAAGAAGAACAAACCGCCATAGCCACCGCCCTATCAGATGCCGATGCCTTGATAAGCAGTTTAGAGAAACTCATTGCCAAAAAACGCAACATTAAGCAAGGGGCAATGCAACAACTTCTGCAACCGAAAGAGGGTTGTGAAGTGAAGAAGCTGGGCAGTATTGGTAAACCTTATGGAGGACTTTCCGGAAAGTCAAAAATAGATTTTGCTGATGGTAAATATCCATACATTCCTTTTATGAATATTATGAGCAATCCAATTATTGATACTTCATACTTCGATTACGTCAACATTGATAGTAATGAAATACAAAATCAAGCATTAAAAGGAGATTTGTTTTTTAATGGTTCTTCTGAAACTCCTGAAGAAGTTGGTATGTGTTCCGTTCTTTTAGAAGATGTTCCAAATTTATATCTCAACAGTTTTTGTTTCGGTTTCCGTCTAAATAAGGAAAGTAAAATCAATGGGCTTTACCTTTCTTACTTTTTCAGAAGTAGTGAAGGTCGAAAATTATTTTATTCGATGGCACAAGGTGCAACTCGTTACAATTTATCAAAGAGAAATTTTAATAAATTGGAGTTATCTCTTCCAACACCCGAAGAGCAAAATGAAATTGCAAAGATCATTTCCGATATGGATGCAGAGATAAGTGCATTAGAAACCAAATTGGAGAAATACAAGAAGGTAAAATTAGGGATGATGCAGAATTTATTAACGGGGAAAATAAGGTTGGTGTAA
- a CDS encoding nucleotidyltransferase gives MAKTVNEAFNKFLADTVNLDPDRTKKARGSRDWLVGQIETFSDSDSKFPNIYSERNIFYGSFSRRTKKRPLDDIDIMICMKADGCTYNELVDKIEITAPDAATRFKDYVNEGTSILNSRKVINAFIAKLVGIPQYKKAEIKRNLEAATLNLESYDWVFDIVPCFFTKEDAYNRTYYIIPDGSGNWKKTDPRVDSERITKINQAHEGNILNVIRAIKYWNSRATMPTMGSYLLENMILDYYAEQTIAASQYVDIEIEKVLLAIHRRVSNPVYDPKGIQGDINNLSLEDRRKIMDRAYQDYVKAFDARNLEAQNNHKDAISKWIEIFGDKFPKYE, from the coding sequence ATGGCAAAAACAGTAAACGAAGCATTTAATAAATTCCTTGCCGACACGGTTAACCTTGACCCTGATAGAACTAAAAAAGCTCGTGGGAGCCGTGACTGGTTAGTTGGACAAATTGAAACATTTTCTGATAGTGACTCAAAATTTCCTAACATCTATTCAGAAAGAAATATTTTTTATGGCTCTTTTTCAAGGCGGACAAAAAAGCGGCCACTTGACGACATTGATATTATGATTTGTATGAAAGCAGACGGTTGCACATACAACGAACTGGTTGACAAAATCGAAATAACTGCTCCTGATGCCGCTACCCGCTTTAAAGACTATGTGAACGAAGGCACAAGCATTCTTAATTCCAGAAAGGTTATTAACGCCTTTATTGCAAAACTTGTAGGAATACCGCAATATAAAAAAGCGGAAATTAAAAGAAATTTAGAAGCTGCAACTCTTAATCTTGAATCTTATGATTGGGTCTTTGACATTGTTCCTTGCTTTTTTACAAAAGAAGATGCGTACAATCGGACTTACTACATAATTCCTGACGGTAGCGGAAATTGGAAGAAAACCGACCCGAGAGTTGATAGCGAAAGAATTACAAAAATTAATCAGGCTCACGAAGGAAATATTCTAAACGTAATTCGTGCAATTAAATATTGGAACAGCAGAGCAACAATGCCGACAATGGGTTCTTACCTGCTCGAAAATATGATACTTGATTATTATGCAGAGCAAACAATTGCTGCATCGCAGTATGTGGATATTGAAATTGAAAAGGTTCTGTTAGCAATTCATAGAAGGGTTTCTAACCCTGTATATGACCCAAAAGGAATTCAAGGAGATATAAACAATCTTAGCTTAGAAGATAGAAGGAAGATAATGGACAGAGCTTACCAAGATTACGTAAAAGCTTTTGACGCAAGAAATTTGGAAGCTCAAAACAACCATAAAGATGCAATTAGCAAATGGATAGAAATTTTTGGAGACAAATTCCCAAAGTATGAGTGA
- a CDS encoding M48 family metallopeptidase: MEEVKVLHITSQLSIDVVRKDIKNMHLAVYPPTGRVRIAAPLRIDDEAVRLFAISKISWIRKHQRNFLAQDRQPPRQFKERESHYFQGKRYLLRIIEHETPAKVVFKTKTYIDLHVRPNSTTEQRQIIINEWYRTELKKLIQPIIDKWEKQIGVTVDDWQVKQMKTKWGTCNIEKKRIWINLQLAKKPIHCLEYIIVHEMIHLLERHHNDRFLSLMEKYMPQWKFYKEELNRLPVSHGEWTY; this comes from the coding sequence ATGGAAGAAGTAAAGGTTTTACATATCACTTCTCAACTTTCTATTGATGTTGTTCGCAAAGACATCAAGAATATGCACTTGGCTGTTTATCCGCCAACGGGCAGGGTTCGTATTGCAGCACCTTTGAGAATAGATGATGAAGCCGTGAGACTTTTTGCTATTTCAAAAATCAGTTGGATAAGAAAGCACCAACGGAATTTTTTAGCACAAGACCGACAACCACCAAGACAATTTAAAGAACGAGAAAGCCACTACTTTCAAGGCAAACGCTATCTGTTAAGAATTATTGAACACGAAACACCTGCCAAAGTAGTGTTCAAAACAAAGACATATATTGACTTACACGTAAGACCAAACAGCACAACAGAACAACGACAAATCATCATTAACGAATGGTATCGGACAGAGTTAAAAAAACTCATTCAGCCTATCATTGACAAATGGGAAAAACAAATTGGCGTTACCGTTGACGACTGGCAAGTAAAACAAATGAAAACCAAGTGGGGAACGTGTAACATTGAAAAAAAGAGAATTTGGATTAACCTTCAACTGGCTAAAAAACCAATCCATTGTCTAGAATACATCATCGTTCACGAAATGATACATTTATTAGAACGACACCACAATGACAGATTCCTGAGCTTGATGGAAAAGTATATGCCACAATGGAAGTTTTATAAAGAAGAATTAAATCGTTTACCAGTAAGTCACGGAGAATGGACATACTAA
- a CDS encoding AAA family ATPase, which produces MLFSDIKKAYFDGNEKRQDIKKNTNLSGLAHHHASYYIRVLDLFKTFLKDKNLVYSETQSQNEELKSFVLIIDEINRANLPAVLGELIYALEHRGATVDSLYATDEDGNIIVIPPNLYIIGTMNTSDRSVGHIDYAIRRRFAFIDVLPKVLEGETFELELFKQVSTLFIQNLDEYVQDNTVELKLSEHLSEEFRPEDVWLGHSYFIKGEGAFSLRKKYEIVPILKEYVKDGILKQSAEPIINAL; this is translated from the coding sequence ATGTTGTTTTCAGATATTAAAAAAGCCTATTTTGATGGGAATGAAAAAAGGCAAGACATAAAGAAGAACACGAACCTTTCAGGGTTGGCACATCATCACGCCAGCTATTACATAAGAGTTTTAGACCTGTTTAAAACATTTTTAAAAGACAAAAACCTTGTCTACTCAGAAACTCAAAGCCAAAATGAAGAACTAAAGTCATTTGTATTGATAATAGACGAAATTAATCGTGCTAATCTTCCAGCAGTATTAGGTGAATTAATTTACGCCTTAGAACACAGAGGCGCAACAGTGGACAGTCTGTATGCCACTGATGAAGATGGAAATATTATAGTTATACCACCAAATTTATACATCATTGGTACAATGAACACTTCCGACCGAAGTGTAGGGCATATAGATTATGCCATTCGCAGACGATTTGCTTTTATTGATGTCTTGCCAAAAGTATTAGAAGGCGAAACCTTTGAATTGGAATTATTCAAACAAGTTTCAACGCTCTTTATTCAAAACCTTGACGAGTATGTTCAAGATAATACTGTTGAACTTAAACTTTCCGAACATTTATCAGAAGAATTCAGACCCGAAGATGTGTGGTTAGGGCATAGCTATTTTATAAAAGGTGAAGGTGCTTTTTCGTTGAGAAAGAAATATGAAATCGTTCCTATTCTTAAAGAGTATGTAAAAGACGGCATTCTCAAACAAAGTGCAGAACCTATCATCAACGCATTATAA
- a CDS encoding type I restriction endonuclease subunit R, translated as MSKVGQIERATQNRIVKLFQEVLQYRYLGNWEQEEENSNVDEVLLTAHLSKQGYSPSLINKALFEFKKLVTINTSDDLYQANKNVYAALRYGINVKEEAGQNKTTVHLIDWKNPLNNDFAIAEEVTIRGQHNKRPDIVIYINGIALGVLELKRSTVSVSEGIRQNNDNQKHLFIKPFYTTIQLVMAGQDVEGLRYAAIDTSEKYYLKWKEVSEEFNPNDTYLLELTKPIREQADKADNQLDKHIVEMLGKERLLEILHDFVVYDRGQKKFCRPNQYFGLKAAQEHIRQKEGGIIWHTQGSGKSLTMVWLTKWIREYNPNARVLIITDRDELDKQIEKVFKGVDEHIYRTKSGADLVEKLNDTKPWLLCSLIHKFGNKEEGADKTKDYDNYLEELKNSLPKDFKPKGDFYVFVDECHRTQSGDLNKAMRQLLGEKALFIGFTGTPIMQADKKRSIEIFGKYIHTYKFDEAVKDGVVLDLRYEARDIEQKITSLDKIDAWFDSKTKGLTDFAKIELKQKWGTMKKVFSSVGRLQKIVADILLDMETRERLQNGRGNAILVSDSIYNACRFYQLFQDSGFTRCAIVTSFAPSHSDIKGEGEGYTEKLMQYDIYQKMLNGKTTEDFEDEVKKRFIDEPAQMKLLIVVDKLLTGFDAPSATYLYIDKSMRDHGLFQAICRVNRLDGDDKDYGYIIDYKDLFGSLENAYKDFTSKAFEDYDKKDVEGLLSDRLAKGKERLDDALETIKALCEPVVPPKGTKEYIAYFCGNPQLKEDLKDTEPKRVALYKAVISLIRAYANIADEMEEAGYKPSEIEAIKNDLKHFEAVRKEIQLASGDWVDLKQYEPAMRHLIDSYIAAEESEKVSAFDDFSLVELLVKDGKGALDKLPNNIKKNKEAMAETIENNLRKVIIEESPTNPIYYEKMSVLLDELIKLRNEEAAEYEKYLEEIVKLAVKIKKPETSNEYPSSINTQAKRALYDNLDKDEPLTIAMDSAVIYGKHDDWEGTLSKEKHLKNKVVKPVLEEYDKVEKLDPIFEVIKQQKEYK; from the coding sequence ATGAGCAAAGTAGGACAAATAGAACGTGCCACGCAAAACCGAATCGTGAAGCTTTTTCAGGAAGTTTTACAGTATCGGTATTTGGGCAATTGGGAACAGGAAGAAGAAAACAGCAATGTGGATGAAGTGCTGCTCACGGCTCACCTTTCCAAACAAGGCTACAGTCCTTCACTCATCAACAAAGCATTATTTGAGTTCAAAAAATTGGTAACCATCAATACCAGCGATGATTTGTATCAAGCCAACAAAAATGTGTATGCGGCACTTCGCTATGGTATTAATGTAAAAGAAGAAGCAGGACAAAATAAAACAACGGTACATTTAATTGATTGGAAAAATCCACTAAACAATGACTTTGCCATTGCCGAAGAAGTAACCATCAGAGGGCAGCACAACAAACGCCCTGATATTGTAATTTACATCAACGGAATTGCTTTGGGTGTATTGGAATTGAAACGAAGCACCGTTTCGGTTTCAGAGGGAATTCGCCAAAACAACGACAACCAAAAACATCTTTTCATCAAACCGTTTTATACCACCATTCAGTTAGTAATGGCAGGGCAAGATGTGGAAGGTTTGCGATATGCAGCCATTGATACATCAGAAAAATATTATTTAAAATGGAAAGAAGTCAGTGAAGAATTTAATCCAAACGATACCTATCTTTTAGAACTTACAAAACCCATCAGAGAGCAAGCCGACAAAGCCGACAATCAATTAGACAAGCATATTGTTGAAATGCTTGGCAAAGAACGCTTGCTTGAAATACTCCACGATTTTGTGGTATACGACCGAGGGCAGAAGAAATTTTGCAGACCTAATCAATACTTTGGGTTAAAAGCGGCACAAGAACATATTCGCCAAAAAGAAGGTGGTATTATTTGGCACACACAGGGCAGCGGCAAAAGTTTAACAATGGTTTGGCTTACCAAATGGATTAGAGAATATAATCCAAATGCAAGGGTGCTTATCATTACCGACCGTGATGAGTTAGATAAACAAATTGAAAAAGTATTCAAAGGCGTTGACGAACACATTTACAGAACCAAAAGCGGAGCCGATTTAGTAGAGAAGTTGAACGATACAAAGCCCTGGCTGCTGTGTTCACTCATTCACAAATTTGGCAACAAAGAAGAAGGTGCCGATAAAACCAAAGACTACGACAATTATTTGGAAGAACTGAAAAACAGTTTGCCCAAAGACTTTAAACCCAAAGGCGATTTTTATGTATTTGTAGATGAATGTCACCGCACCCAAAGCGGAGATTTGAACAAAGCAATGCGTCAACTTTTAGGCGAAAAAGCTTTGTTTATTGGTTTTACAGGAACACCCATTATGCAAGCCGATAAAAAGCGAAGCATTGAGATTTTCGGGAAATACATTCACACCTACAAATTTGATGAAGCCGTAAAAGATGGCGTTGTATTGGATTTACGCTATGAAGCCAGAGACATAGAACAAAAAATTACATCCTTAGATAAAATTGATGCTTGGTTTGACAGCAAAACCAAAGGCTTAACCGACTTTGCCAAAATTGAACTGAAACAGAAATGGGGTACAATGAAAAAAGTGTTCAGTTCTGTGGGTCGATTGCAAAAAATTGTTGCCGATATTCTGTTGGATATGGAAACCCGTGAGCGTTTACAAAACGGCAGAGGGAACGCTATTTTGGTTTCGGATAGTATTTACAATGCTTGTCGTTTTTATCAATTGTTTCAGGATTCGGGATTTACCCGTTGTGCCATTGTTACATCTTTTGCTCCATCGCATAGCGATATCAAAGGTGAAGGCGAAGGCTACACCGAAAAGTTGATGCAGTATGATATTTATCAAAAAATGCTCAACGGCAAAACCACCGAAGACTTTGAAGACGAAGTAAAAAAGCGTTTTATTGATGAGCCTGCTCAAATGAAATTGTTGATTGTGGTAGACAAGCTACTCACAGGTTTTGATGCACCAAGTGCCACTTACTTGTACATCGACAAGAGTATGCGAGACCACGGTTTATTTCAAGCAATTTGCCGTGTAAACCGTTTGGACGGAGACGATAAAGATTACGGTTACATCATCGACTATAAAGATTTATTCGGCAGTTTAGAAAATGCCTACAAAGATTTTACTTCCAAAGCCTTTGAAGATTATGACAAAAAAGATGTAGAAGGTTTATTAAGCGACCGTTTAGCCAAAGGCAAAGAACGATTAGACGATGCACTAGAAACCATCAAAGCCTTGTGTGAACCGGTAGTTCCACCTAAAGGCACCAAAGAATACATTGCATACTTCTGCGGCAACCCACAACTCAAAGAAGATTTAAAAGATACAGAGCCGAAAAGAGTTGCTTTATACAAGGCTGTGATTTCGCTTATTCGTGCTTATGCCAACATTGCCGATGAAATGGAAGAAGCGGGCTACAAACCAAGTGAAATCGAAGCCATTAAAAACGACTTAAAGCATTTTGAAGCCGTTCGTAAGGAAATTCAATTAGCCAGTGGCGATTGGGTGGATTTGAAACAATACGAACCTGCAATGCGGCATTTGATTGACAGCTACATTGCAGCTGAAGAAAGCGAAAAAGTGTCGGCTTTTGATGATTTTAGTTTGGTGGAATTATTGGTAAAAGACGGCAAAGGTGCATTGGATAAATTGCCCAACAATATCAAGAAAAACAAAGAAGCAATGGCAGAAACCATTGAAAACAACTTGCGAAAAGTAATCATTGAAGAAAGTCCAACCAACCCGATTTACTACGAAAAAATGAGTGTGTTGCTTGATGAATTAATCAAGTTGCGGAATGAAGAAGCCGCAGAATATGAGAAGTATCTTGAAGAGATTGTGAAATTGGCAGTAAAAATTAAAAAGCCTGAGACAAGCAACGAATATCCTTCAAGCATCAACACACAAGCCAAAAGAGCTTTGTATGATAATTTGGATAAAGATGAGCCTTTAACCATCGCAATGGACAGTGCCGTTATTTATGGTAAACACGATGATTGGGAAGGAACACTTTCAAAAGAAAAGCATTTGAAAAACAAAGTGGTAAAACCTGTTTTGGAAGAGTATGACAAAGTGGAAAAATTAGACCCAATTTTTGAAGTCATTAAACAGCAAAAGGAATACAAGTAG